One window of the Epinephelus moara isolate mb chromosome 24, YSFRI_EMoa_1.0, whole genome shotgun sequence genome contains the following:
- the ngfb gene encoding nerve growth factor, producing MRSSMLVLFLLFSAQAVAAIGGAAQQQAPVNNPSSIPTVDPKLFTKRRYLSPRVLFSAQPPDAEPAESQGGSKRTRRRAGQSQHRGVYSVCESISVWVGNKTKATDISGNEVTVLPDVNINNVNKKQYFFETTCHSARSGNSGCLGIDARHWNSYCTNSHTFVRALTSFKNLVAWRLIRINVACVCVLSRKSWRQ from the coding sequence ATGAGGTCGTCCATGCTGGTCCTGTTCCTCCTCTTCAGTGCCCAGGCTGTGGCCGCCATCGGaggagcagcacagcagcaggcCCCAGTCAACAACCCCAGCTCCATCCCCACAGTGGACCCCAAACTCTTCACCAAGCGTCGCTACCTCTCACCCCGGGTGCTCTTCAGCGCTCAGCCGCCTGATGCAGAGCCGGCGGAGTCACAGGGTGGCAGCAAAAGGACCCGCAGACGAGCGGGGCAGTCTCAGCACCGTGGAGTTTactcagtgtgtgagagcatcAGCGTCTGGGTGGGCAACAAGACCAAAGCCACGGACATCTCAGGCAACGAGGTGACAGTGCTGCCGGACGTTAATATCAACAATGTCAACAAGAAGCAGTACTTCTTTGAGACGACGTGTCACAGCGCCCGCTCGGGCAACTCTGGCTGTTTGGGGATCGATGCCAGACACTGGAACTCCTACTGCACCAACTCACACACTTTTGTACGAGCGCTGACTTCCTTTAAGAACCTGGTGGCGTGGAGGCTCATACGTATCAatgtggcctgtgtgtgtgtgctgagccGCAAGTCATGGCGGCAGTGA